The Coregonus clupeaformis isolate EN_2021a unplaced genomic scaffold, ASM2061545v1 scaf0975, whole genome shotgun sequence genomic interval cacaactagaatgccaaaggtctgcaaggctgtaattgctgcaaattgaggattctttgacgaaagcaaagtttgaaggacacaatgattatttccattaaaaatcattttttctaaccttgtcaatgactacgtttcctattcattttgctatatttcctattcaaactcatttcatgtatgttttcatggaaaacaaggaaatgtctaagtgaccccaaacttttgaacggtagtgtaactactaaatgagtgtgtgtgtgtgtgtgtgttcaggaccCAGTGACGTTTTCCCTAGTGAAGGAAGGAGGTGACCAAGGGAAGTGGAAGTGTCCTTATGATCCCAGACAACCTCACACTGCTGTTACTGCAGgttagacacacgcacacacgcacacacacacacacacacacacacacacacacacacacacacacacacacacacacacacacacacacacacacacacacacacacacacacacacacacactctcactatTATCACATCCTGTCTATGTGTGTAATGTAGATGGAGTGCTGTACACCGCCTCCTTCTAACTTCTTGGGCACGGAGTTTGACATCACCAGGGCAACGGGTCAACAGGTGCGCATGGATCAGTCCATCAACTGGCTCAGTGGTGAGACCCATCTGTCAATCACACAAACTCCTAATGCATGATGGGATAGATTATAAAATACTTCTATTGTCCAAACTTCTGTAACACCAGTAACACCAAACAAACAATAacagaatttgtccaataaagAGTTTAACTCAGGATGTGGTTTAGCAGTGTAGTGTTACTTACTTAATGAGTTTGCTCTTTGATGATGATCTATAACCATGTGTTCATCCACGTTTTATGCCAGTAAAGTCATACGGTATTAAAAAAACAATCATGACAGCTGTTAAGGAAACATGATGTtttggtacaattttataaatgctaaTAGATAACTCTttcattcgacatggtgggatctttttgtgtcggtaaaatcaattatgtgagaaatggtggtggaaacacctttatgcgctagtattgatataataaccatcatatcaaagtagtCATGCGATTaaatgttgtgtggtcctcccaatATGActggggaaaccatgcagtttattaggctacagatgaaataagtgatgatgaacttcacagggtggtgaaagttcacagtgatgagcttgatgctcctttccaataaatatagagggtcttattctggtgatcgatgcttgactgctgtttttacaaataaaaatattcttgtttatccataataatgtcatcatgtagactagcctaccagcACAGCCTGCCCGCACTGTATCTGTGGGCTGTTGGTTAGAGCGCACATGCCAacaccagagtaggcacatttggtATTTAAcaaaacagtttttgtgacataactatcggtagagttgaaaatggaaacacattgaacttgacattttattcggtacatgaaaatgtatgcgaaaaaaagtatgttttgtgtgcactacttcatcacgcactgatttttatctgcaacaagtcaatttggtgGAAACAAACCACTGGTGAGAATATGTGCacgtttgtccagggctacaacgaaaatgtgtactgttgggggtagttgaggaccagggttgggaaacactacATATAATATGTAATTGTCTGATGAGTCCAGATCCAGTGTTTGTGAGTTCGGCCCTGGTCAGGGAGAGCCCTGGAGACGATGATAAGATCTACTTCTTCTTTACGGAGAATGCCAGAGAGTACGACCTTTACACCGAGGTCAGAGTCACACGGGTGGCCAGAGTCTGCAAGGTGagatgcatctctctctcttctctctctcgctcttctctctctctccctctctctctctctctctctctctctctctctctctctctcttctctctctctctctctttctctctctctctcgctctctcgctctctcttctctctctctctcttctctctctttgtctctttctctctctctctttctctctctctcccgctctatttctctctctttctctctctctcgctcttctctctgtctctctctttgtctctctctctctctttcgctctctttttctctctctcgctctctctcgctcgctctctcgctctctctctcgcgatcttctctctctgtctctctctctctctctcgctctctcttctctctctctctcacgctctctcgctctcttctctctctctctctctctttctctctcgctctcttctctctcttttctctctctctatatatctctctctcgttCAGTCTTTCAATCACATAACTACTCATGTGTGCTTTgtatcatgctctctctctctctccatccttctcatccccctctcccccatccctctctccccatctgccAGGGAGATGTGGGGGGCTCTAAGACCCTGCAGAAGCGCTGGACCAGTTTCCTGAAGGCTCAGCTGGTGTGTCAAGACCGGGACAGTGGCCAACGTTACACCGTCCTGACCCACGCCTACCCCCTGGAACACCGCCTGGGAGACCCCAGCAGCACACACTTCTACGCACTCTTCACCTCCCAGTggtaaggagagggggagagagagggaggggggatagagaggaagggagaggaggggtagagatggggaatggggtggagagagaatgagagagaggaggatcacTAAATATGATTATCATGTTACAATTAATCATACAGACGGTATTACTGTAATGAACAttgtagtgtgtgtgcgtgtgtgtgcgtgcgcgcgcgtgtgtgtgtgtgtgtaggaaaggAGAACGCgtgtcagcagtgtgtgtgtacagcctgGCTGACGTCACCAAGGTGTTTGCGACGGGAGGCTTCAGAGATATGAAGGGGAGAACTGTGGGAGCTCTGTGTCTGTACCTGACCCCCGACCCGGACAGGTATTCACGTGACTCACCTGGTTGTATTCATTATTATCttgatttatttaacctttatttaagtcagttaagaacaaattcttatttacaatgacggcctagcaaaaggcaaaaggcctcctgcggggatgggggctgggattaGGGCAAACAAcggaaaacattttttaaacgAATGTTTGAAAATGAATGTTTCTTTCTTATTAGACGAATCCAGGGAGTCATTTTCCATTTAAGGCTCATTATCATGTAGCATCCTAGTATGTCCATCATCGTCATAACATGATGAATTGTTCTCTGTTCCCCCTCAGTGTAGAGGCCAGGGTTATAACACCTCCCTCGAGATACCTGACCGAGTGCTGCAGTTTGCCAAGGAACACCCTCTGTTGACGGACACTGTGGACGCAGCGCCCCTTCTGGTGAGGAGGGGAACTACATACACCAGGATCACAGCCACCAACATCTCCAACAGTGATGCTGCCCTACTACACCTGggaacaggtgagagagagagagagagagagagagagagagagagagattttaatAATACATCAAATGAGCAATAGACCAGGCAATTAATTTACTATGGTGAACATCAGAAAATATTCAAATTTTGTGGTTGAGTATGTTCTATGGTGTGTGAattattgatgtgtgtgtgtgttttcacacAGATCAGGGAGAGTTACACAGTGTGTCTATCGTTGGCCGTACTGCTACTCTGCTGCAGGAGATCCCTCTGACGACCTCAGTACAGCCTGTCAACAACATCCTCATACACCAggtaacaaacacgcacacacacacacacacacactgacagacagacgtCTTTAACCCCCTCTGCTCCCTCCCAGGGCCATGTGGTGGTGggctccccctcctctctgtcccgtGTGCCAGTAGAGGGGTGCAGGGTGTACCCCAGCTGTCAGGTGTGTGCC includes:
- the LOC121559832 gene encoding LOW QUALITY PROTEIN: semaphorin-4F-like (The sequence of the model RefSeq protein was modified relative to this genomic sequence to represent the inferred CDS: inserted 2 bases in 1 codon) — its product is MTRTLTRAEENCLYQPTFFLMSLLNMPTTCFMTVIWWLTTGSTRSQTAIPNGHGGVDAVLGVSNASVLLLDPSSETLYLGARGSILVLHTSNLTWKHPAIEWEATEDERKVCRDKGKTEDDCYNYICLLEVLKDGRIYVCGSYAYNPQCAFIDPVTFSLVKEGGDQGKWKCPYDPRQPHTAVTADGVLYTAXPSNFLGTEFDITRATGQQVRMDQSINWLSDPVFVSSALVRESPGDDDKIYFFFTENAREYDLYTEVRVTRVARVCKGDVGGSKTLQKRWTSFLKAQLVCQDRDSGQRYTVLTHAYPLEHRLGDPSSTHFYALFTSQWKGERVSAVCVYSLADVTKVFATGGFRDMKGRTVGALCLYLTPDPDSVEARVITPPSRYLTECCSLPRNTLC